The following DNA comes from Erigeron canadensis isolate Cc75 chromosome 3, C_canadensis_v1, whole genome shotgun sequence.
ACCAGCTGCAGGGACTCTTATTGTATGCCCTACTAGTGTTCTTCATCAATGGTACGATGAGTTGCAGAACAAAGTAAGCAACAAAGCTAGGCTTTCAGTGTTAATGTATCATGGTGCAAACCGAACCAAGGACCCATCTGAGCTAGCCAAGTATGACGTCGTCCTGACGACATACCCGCTTGTGACGATGGAGGTTCCAAAACAGCCCCTTGTTGACGAATCAAATGAAAATGCATCAGAAAGTAGCCATAACGGATAtgcaaaaaaaaggaaatatcCTCCAAAACCCAATAAGGTTTCAAAGAAAAGGGGAATGATATTTGAAAGTCTTGCTCGTCCTCTTGCCAAGGTGAGATGGTTTAGGGTTGTACTGGATGAGGCGCAGACTATTAAGAATCATAGAACACAAGTAGCTAGGGCTTGTTGGGGTCTCAAAGCTAAACGTAGGTGGTGCTTGTCCGGGACCCCGATCCAGAATGCCATCGATGATCTTTATAGCTATTTCAGATTCTTGAGATATCAACCATATGCTGTTTATAGATCATTCTGCTCTACCATAAAAGCCCCCATTCAAAAGTGTCCTGAGGCCGGGTATAAGAAGTTACAGATTATCTTGAAGACTATAATGCTTCGGCGCACCAAAGGTGAGAGATACTTTGtttttagaggtggcaaatCGGGCAGTTTGGATGGGTGGTGGAACTGGAAATATAGGTCCAAATGGCCCAAAATATTTCTAAGTGTTTATAGAAAATTATTTTGCCAAACAcaactatatttttttcatatttatctaggtatttTCAGGTGAGTTTTGACCCATTGGAACCGAGAGAGATAAAATCAAACCCAAATTGAGATATCAGTAGTGTACAACTGTTTAGATCCTATAGCTTGTTGGATATTACagtattattaatatgtttgtCGGTATATATTTTCTCCAGCTACACTTCTTGATGGGAAACCAATAATATCTTTGCCACCCAAGACCATTAGTCTTAAGCAAATTGATTTCACCGCCGAGGAGCGTAGGTTCTACGCTGAGCTGGAGGCTGAATCTAAAGCTCAGTTTAAAGTAAGTTTTCTTGTGTTACACAGTACTATGTTTTGTCATccaatatttttatgaaattttacaATTTTTGATCGAGATGAATGTATTTTTCACCGGTTCAGGAATATGAAGCAGCTGGTACCATTGAACAAAACTATGTTAGCATACTGTTGATGCTGTTACGCCTAAGACAAGCTTGTGATCATCCTCTACTTGTTAGACGCAACTCAAAATCCGATGACTCGATATCATCTCTAGAAAAGGCAAAAACGCTTCCTCATGAAAAACGAACCCATCTCTTAGATTGTTTAGAAGCATCTTCAGCTATATGTAGCATATGCAGTGTAtgtacatcatttttcattgaTTGATTCAATAAGTAATACTCATTTGGTATTATTGTCTTCAAGATATTATTCATTATActgtatatgtttatgtttattccACAGGATTCATGTGAAGATCCGGTCGTGACAACTTGTGGGCATGTGTTCTGCAATCAATGCATCCTTGAACATCTCTTTAGTGATGAAAGTTGTCCATCTTCAAATTGCAAAGCTACGCTGAGCACTTCATCAGTATTTTCCGCATCCACACTCAGGAGTTCGCTTCAAGATCACCAACCTAGTCAGAGTATTGATATTTCAGCCATAATGAAAGAGGTGAAAGCAGAAGTGAAATCTGAGGTACTGGATGAACCTTGTTCATCATCCAGTGGATCTGTTAATTTTAAAAGGCAAGAGGCAGCTGAGGCGCTTGAGTCATCTAAAATCAAGGAAGCCGTTGAGGTCCTAAAGTCTGTTGTTAAACCCCAGGAAATAGGTAAGGTGAGAGAGAAAGCGATTGTGTTCTCACAGTGGACAAAAATGCTGGATATGGTTGGAGCTTGCCTGGATGATTCTTCCATCAAATACCGAAGACTTGATGGAACAATGTCTATTCTTGATCGAGATAAAGCAGTGAAAGATTTCAACAATCGCCCAGAGGTTACTGTTATGATCATGTCTTTGAAAGCTGCTAGTCTTGGGTTGAATATGGTTGCTGCTTCTCACGTTCTTCTTCTCGATCTGTGGTGGAACCCCACAGTTGAAGATCAAGCCATTGATAGAGCTCATAGAATTGGGCAGACTCGTCCTGTTTCTGTTTTGCGGTTTACTGTTAAAGAAACTGTCAGAAGATCGTATTTTGGCACTTCAGGTATTATTTTGTGCTAGCTATGGGCCTTCTTTCTTTTTGCACTGACACAAGGCTTTAAGCTTGTACCTTATAAGTTGGGTAGTGATCTCTACACCACCACTTTTTGGCAATAAACCACCAAACGTGCTTTACAGTGTTATACAATACAACACTGAAACACAATCGGTGGTGTACATCCAAGGTGTACATCCAAAAACTGGTGTACAGATCATTTCTCAATCTTATAAATATTCACCCTCTTCCAAAATGGTAGTGGCCCAGGTAagctttatttttaattctcgATCATATTATTCCTACTCTAGAAATATTAtcatattgaaattgaaattactGAAATTAGAATCGATTATGTTTATCCAGGAAAAGAAGAGATCTATGGTCGCATCTGCATTTGGGGAGGATGGGACCAGGATAAGTCGGACTCGCCTTACGGTTGACGATTTGAGATACCTCTTCCATTTCTAATCCACAGGTTCTTAGATGGTTCGGGCTGATATATTGAGTTAATATATCTTCATATAACGACTTTATCATGCCATCAGAACAATCTGGCATAGCATAAAAACTACTCGTATTTGGAAGTGTGACATgatactttattattatttacactAGGGAACGTTTTACAGctgaaaagatttaaatatgtgtgtgtatttttgttGTCTCGGTATGGTTTATAGATTAGACTGAATCTATTTTAGCCAACTCGAAATTGTAATGCGATATTTTGCAGACCATATTGACCTCAAGCTTACCTCTATAGTtgtatgataggttataatcAGCTTAGATAGATCAATGAAACCTTCATCGCGGGTTCAAGTTGAGCTCTGTTAAAAATGAGCCTGCTACGAGAAACCCCTCATTCAATATAGCCCCATGAGGCAAGTTTAATTAACTTGAGAGTTCGACTCAAATGAGTTTAAGCTCAAATAACTCGGTAAATGAGGTTTGGTGTTTACACTTATGGGCCACAAGGATCGACTACTCGATAGAGTCAGATAATACACAACAGATCAATTTCACTGAACATTTTTATCAAACAGTTGATAAACAAACAATTTCAATACACATTTACTAACATACATCATCTTCAAAACAACAAACCACATTTCTTAAAACGCTTTAACAACGATCATTCGACCACCCCAAAAAATCACCACGAACAATCTCAACATTCTCATTAAACAATCACCAATGCATCATTCGATGATAAATCTTCAAACTCTGATATTTACTTTTCGCTTTCTCATACAACTCTTGATGTAACACAATAAACGATATCTCCACATCACTCAATCTACTACtcaataactaaaataatcaaTCATTCTTAAAACTCCCTAATAAAAACATgacatttcattaaaattaaaataaaaactacctAATAACTAAAAACTCCATCCGTCCCACTAAATGTgtccatttttaaattttcaaagttaactttttacaattttgaccttgaatatctttgtttgtgttgtgtaatacttgatgaaatttatatgaattaattgagttttacatatatttacatcaatataaatttcatcgaatattatataacacagaCAAAAATATTCAAGGTCAAAGTTGTAAATgattgactttgaaaatttaaaagttgacaCATTTGATGGGACAGAAGGAGTAAATAACATTTCATActattttgaaaataataataaaaactacaTAACACTAGAAACCACTAATGGTTGTGTTAAAAAATTTTCGAAATAAAAACTTCATTGCTATTATAATGAAAAAGGGCTCCATTGTTAAAATAGACAAAACACGGGAACCAATCTTGCACTAATTTACTTATTAAATGTATTTATCTTTACTAGACGGGTATCCGAACAATACATGGGATAATGACAATGGTGGTGTGTAGCAGCGGTGGAGGTGACAGTGGCAACAATTGTGGCAGTGGCGGTTTGACtgttaatgtaaaaataattgatgtaaatgtggttaatgtagttattttaagggttgatgAATGATGaatgtatattataaataatatcatcatatatctacaacaaattTTGGTAATCTACAACAATGCATGTTTTACACAGTTGTACACTGTGCagtaaaatatgtatttttgttgtagatggctaaaatatgttgtaaatagATCACTCCCCAAAGTATTATAGACTTATAGCTTTATAGGTATACGAGGGCAGGTACCTgtgcgttgcgacggtgagatgatggggtgatgggtcataaagtgtgatagctcatagagtgtgataaccaaatgccttaaccgtacggacTCCtcccttagatttaaaaattcatcgaaagtatatcgaatcacatctctaatgaaagagcatgaatttttaagaagatccatataatttttataatttatgtttttgaaataaaagtttttgaatgaattagagaaataaatgattggttgagatttgaggagaaaaaaaaggtaatatagttattttaggtaaatattgAATAGATAAGGACgacattttaaaaaagtaaatgttgaaacttaaaatttagacatgaAGAAATTGTTTTATAAGTAtagatatgttttataagtatagatatagattaggtAGATGTAATCAAATTAGTGAATACtgtaataatactaataaaaaaggtattatagttTGTTTTAGATAAATTTATAGTAAAATAATTTAGTTCATCTAGGCTGCTAAAAACTTTTTCATAACAATCTAACTAACACAGtcttaaaaaaacacacacaccatttccaccaccatccaccgccatGGCACCAACAAAGCCCACCACCGTCCGTACAATCTCACAACAAGCATTCAACGAAATGGTCCAAGAAAACATAGACTGTTTAGACATGGACCCAACAGAAGCTTTATCAGACGCAATCGAAACCTTAAAACTACAAGGTGTAGATCTTTCCGGCATAGTCACCACCACACTCCCAGGAGAAACCAACCCAGTGATCCAATCACTTGACAAAATCAAACATTTGACAGGGTCTGATTGGACTAATGAAACTGTTTTACATGATGGGGTTTGTTTGTTGGACAGTTTGAGTGGTTTGTGTTGTGGTAATGAAGGGTCCGAGAATGCGGCTATCGGGTCAAAAAACGGTGGGGTGGAGCTCATGTGTGGTGTTTGTTTGAAAATGAAAGGGTGTGATGAAGGAGTTGTTTCGGTTTTGAATGTTTTGGCTGCGTTTCTTTATGGTATGATTCTGTTAACTATATTTGGTTTTACttgatgtttttttaataatgtgtGTCGTTTTTCGGTTACGGATGTTTAGATTGAGAATTAGTGGAAGAATTTTGTATAAGTAGTTGTTACGATATTGAAACGCGATGGAAAGGGAGGAAAGTCTCCTAATTGTAGATAATTTAGGAAAACATAAGTGCATTATTTGCTTAGTTTGTGCTTAAAATAAGAAATCCTAAACACCTATGTAGTTCTAGCTAGTTGATCGGATTTGCTTACGTTATTATTgactaggtatatatttatgaCCTTAGAAGTTAGAATGTAAATTTTGCCATGTAGTACTTTATGAATAAAACTACATCTCAAGATTTtgccatcaaactcatttctaACAATGAAAGCCGATGTACACCATTTCAACAAACAAATTTAGAGCTCACAATTTTGAAGTCCTCATAAAACATCTACCCAAAACAGCAAACCGTtacaaaaaaattcaaataactTCTCCAGCTTCACTAAGTACccacatcaacatcatcatctaaTGAAATGAGCTGTTTTGAGTGATCATTTTCATATGTGCATATCACTTGCCAGTTGCGAATGTCCTCGCAATGTAGTTTTAATCGTGTGTTGAATTAAAGCTGCTTATGTCATTTTGATACAGTATATCATTAGTTTTGAGTGTTCAGAAAGAAGCAAACTGCTTATCGTTCTCTGCTTATTT
Coding sequences within:
- the LOC122591866 gene encoding LOW QUALITY PROTEIN: helicase-like transcription factor CHR28 (The sequence of the model RefSeq protein was modified relative to this genomic sequence to represent the inferred CDS: deleted 1 base in 1 codon), which translates into the protein MGSIGREKKVTYIDVDDDDEPDICILEDGPRPRRSAPATPPPVHHMGHNNNTNSPQSVDNEEDADESNVYRAALEDLSEPKLEEACAPEGSLKVPLMKHQRSALYWMMQKETKSMHCSGGFLADDQGLGKTISTIALMLSERSPSSSSVPTAQVEKEIFNLDDDDDNEQKAKTETNGSCTNTKSTPAAGTLIVCPTSVLHQWYDELQNKVSNKARLSVLMYHGANRTKDPSELAKYDVVLTTYPLVTMEVPKQPLVDESNENASESSHNGYAKKRKYPPKPNKVSKKRGMIFESLARPLAKVRWFRVVLDEAQTIKNHRTQVARACWGLKAKRRWCLSGTPIQNAIDDLYSYFRFLRYQPYAVYRSFCSTIKAPIQKCPEAGYKKLQIILKTIMLRRTKATLLDGKPIISLPPKTISLKQIDFTAEERRFYAELEAESKAQFKEYEAAGTIEQNYVSILLMLLRLRQACDHPLLVRRNSKSDDSISSLEKAKTLPHEKRTHLLDCLEASSAICSICSDSCEDPVVTTCGHVFCNQCILEHLFSDESCPSSNCKATLSTSSVFSASTLRSSLQDHQPSQSIDISAIMKEVKAEVKSEVLDEPCSSSSGSVNFKRQEAAEALESSKIKEAVEVLKSVVKPQEIGKVREKAIVFSQWTKMLDMVGACLDDSSIKYRRLDGTMSILDRDKAVKDFNNRPEVTVMIMSLKAASLGLNMVAASHVLLLDLWWNPTVEDQAIDRAHRIGQTRPVSVLRFTVKETVEDRILALQEKKRSMVASAFGEDGTRISRTRLTVDDLRYLFHF